One genomic segment of Hordeum vulgare subsp. vulgare chromosome 2H, MorexV3_pseudomolecules_assembly, whole genome shotgun sequence includes these proteins:
- the LOC123429270 gene encoding 2-oxoglutarate-dependent dioxygenase 11-like, producing MEAEAAGGTWSKVGTSLPVTSVQALVASAGELTVDKIGRYIQPDIDAHAVLPELSSEVPVIDLSKLLSAESAEAEAAKLRFACAEWGFFQVVNHGIPDEAIMGIKQDIQKFFQLPLEVKNAYAQDPGGLQGYGQVFVVSDDQKLEWADRFALFTQPSQARDMSYWPSQPHTFRNCIEQYSSEVMKFTHSLAIFIAKTLDVDPELVADKHVSQILRMNYYPPCTSTPEKVLGLSPHSDGAFLTILLEVNSVQGLQIRRHGAWIPVKPRCDALLVNVGDLLEIMTNGKYKSIEHRVTINAHKERLSISAFHIPNYDGIISPIMKTTEDKMLYKTVRVEEYLRHYFSNKLEGKRALDYAKLSGI from the exons ATGGAGGCGGAGGCAGCGGGTGGTACGTGGTCGAAGGTGGGAACATCGCTTCCCGTCACTAGCGTGCAGGCTCTGGTGGCGTCCGCCGGCGAGCTGACGGTCGACAAGATCGGAAGGTACATCCAGCCGGACATCGACGCACACGCCGTTCTCCCCGAGCTGTCCAGCGAAGTTCCGGTGATCGACCTCAGCAAGCTCTTGAGCGCCGAGTCCGCTGAAGCAGAGGCCGCCAAGCTCAGATTTGCCTGCGCCGAGTGGGGCTTCTTTCAG GTTGTAAATCATGGAATACCGGATGAAGCCATAATGGGTATAAAGCAGGACATTCAAAAGTTCTTTCAACTTCCCCTCGAAGTTAAGAATGCATATGCGCAGGACCCTGGGGGTCTTCAAGGGTATGGGCAAGTGTTTGTTGTCTCTGATGATCAAAAGCTAGAATGGGCTGACAGGTTTGCCCTCTTCACCCAACCCTCCCAAGCTCGCGACATGAGTTACTGGCCAAGTCAACCTCATACTTTCAG GAATTGTATTGAACAGTACTCTTCGGAGGTGATGAAATTCACTCATTCCTTGGCCATCTTCATTGCAAAAACACTCGATGTTGATCCGGAATTGGTGGCAGACAAACATGTATCTCAAATTCTCAGGATGAACTACTACCCTCCATGCACGTCAACCCCAGAAAAGGTTCTAGGCTTGTCACCGCATTCTGATGGAGCTTTTCTAACTATTCTCCTAGAAGTTAATTCAGTTCAAGGCTTACAAATTAGAAGGCATGGTGCATGGATTCCCGTCAAACCGCGTTGTGATGCACTATTGGTGAATGTGGGTGATCTTCTTGAG ATTATGACAAATGGGAAGTACAAGAGCATTGAGCACAGGGTCACCATTAATGCCCACAAGGAGCGACTATCCATCTCAGCATTTCACATCCCAAACTATGATGGAATTATTTCACCAATTATGAAAACTACAGAAGATAAAATGTTATACAAGACAGTGAGAGTAGAAGAGTATTTAAGACATTATTTCTCAAACAAACTAGAAGGAAAGAGAGCCCTAGATTATGCGAAGTTATCCGGAATATAA
- the LOC123425056 gene encoding 2-oxoglutarate-dependent dioxygenase 11-like has protein sequence MEVEAARPSGSVNESRWLKLGVTLPVRNIQALVASTGELTADTIERYIQPDIDALAVLDEHSEEVPVIDVGKLLSPESVEAEAVKLKFACAEWGFFQVVNHGIPDEVIMGMKHDTQKFFQLPIDVKNVYAQRQGDLQGYGQAFVVSDDQKLEWADMFALFAQPPEARDMSYWPCEPNTFRFGAADFVLAVKFPFWRRDQ, from the exons ATGGAGGTAGAGGCAGCGAGACCGAGTGGCAGCGTCAACGAGAGCAGGTGGTTGAAGCTGGGAGTGACGCTTCCCGTCAGGAACATCCAGGCTCTGGTGGCGTCCACAGGCGAGCTGACGGCCGACACGATCGAGCGGTACATCCAGCCCGACATCGACGCCCTTGCTGTTCTCGACGAGCACTCCGAGGAGGTTCCGGTGATCGACGTCGGGAAGCTTTTGAGTCCCGAGTCTGTCGAGGCAGAGGCCGTGAAGCTCAAGTTTGCCTGCGCAGAGTGGGGATTTTTTCAG GTTGTAAATCATGGAATACCAGATGAGGTCATCATGGGTATGAAGCATGATACTCAGAAGTTTTTTCAACTCCCCATCGATGTTAAGAATGTATATGCTCAGCGGCAAGGGGATCTTCAAGGTTATGGTCAAGCGTTTGTTGTTTCTGATGATCAAAAGTTAGAATGGGCAGACATGTTTGCTCTATTCGCACAACCACCCGAAGCCCGTGATATGAGTTACTGGCCATGTGAACCCAATACTTTCAG ATTTGGCGCGGCTGATTTCGTTTTGGCTGTAAAATTTCCGTTCTGGAGGCGGGATCAATAG
- the LOC123425057 gene encoding S-norcoclaurine synthase 1-like, with the protein MEVEARSGGSSASEGRWSQSGTSLPVRNVQALAASAGELTADTIERYIQKVVDGDTVLAECSDEVPIIDLAKLLDAESVEAEAAKLKFACEDWGFFQVVNHGIPIELILGMKHDVQKFFQLPLKVKNAYAQRVGDLQGYGQAFVLSDDQKLDWADMFGLFTQPPQARDMSYWPSQPPTFRNSIEEYSSNLMKVAHSLATFVAKTLDLDPELMADKQVGQFLRMNYYPPCARTPEKVLGFSPHSDGSFLTILLEVNAVQGLQIRRQGAWIPVKPRVNSLLVNVGDFLEIMTNGKYKSIEHRVTINAQKERLSISAFQVPKYDGIISPVLGTANEKVLYKTMRVEEYARLYLSNKPDGKRTLDYAKLC; encoded by the exons ATGGAGGTGGAGGCGAGGAGTGGTGGCAGCAGCGCCAGCGAGGGGAGATGGTCGCAGTCTGGAACGTCGCTCCCCGTCAGGAACGTCCAGGCTCTGGCGGCGTCCGCCGGCGAGCTGACGGCCGACACGATCGAACGGTACATCCAGAAGGTCGTCGACGGGGACACGGTTCTCGCCGAGTGCTCCGACGAGGTTCCGATCATCGACCTCGCCAAGCTCCTGGACGCCGAGTCGGTGGAAGCGGAGGCCGCCAAGCTCAAATTTGCCTGTGAAGACTGGGGATTCTTCCAG GTTGTAAACCATGGAATACCAATTGAGTTAATCCTGGGTATGAAGCACGACGTTCAGAAGTTCTTTCAGCTCCCCCTCAAAGTTAAGAATGCATATGCGCAACGAGTAGGAGATCTTCAAGGTTATGGTCAAGCATTTGTTCTCTCTGATGATCAAAAGCTGGACTGGGCAGACATGTTTGGCCTCTTCACGCAGCCACCTCAGGCCCGTGATATGAGTTACTGGCCAAGCCAACCTCCTACTTTCAG GAATTCGATCGAAGAGTACTCCTCCAATTTGATGAAAGTTGCTCATTCTCTTGCCACCTTTGTTGCCAAAACACTAGATCTTGATCCTGAATTAATGGCAGACAAACAAGTGGGCCAATTTCTCAGAATGAACTACTACCCTCCATGCGCAAGGACGCCCGAAAAGGTTTTAGGCTTCTCACCGCATTCTGATGGATCTTTTCTAACTATCCTGCTAGAAGTAAATGCAGTTCAAGGTCTACAAATTAGAAGGCAAGGTGCATGGATCCCAGTGAAACCACGTGTCAATTCATTATTGGTGAATGTGGGTGACTTTCTTGAG ATTATGACAAATGGGAAATATAAGAGCATTGAGCATAGGGTCACCATAAATGCCCAGAAGGAGCGACTATCCATATCGGCATTTCAAGTTCCAAAGTACGATGGAATAATTTCGCCAGTTTTGGGCACTGCTAACGAGAAGGTGCTATACAAGACAATGAGAGTAGAAGAGTATGCAAGACTCTATTTGTCAAACAAACCAGATGGAAAGAGAACACTTGATTATGCGAAGTTATGCTAA